The region CTGATGTGAGAATCCATTTAAATATGACTTTGAAATTAAATGTCAGATATGTATTAGAGAATTCAAGTTTTTATTAAGTCTAAACCTGTGCCACTCAACATGGTAGCCACTGGCCCCATGCGGCTACTAAATATTTGAGATGTGGTATTCCAAATTgatataagtataaaatacacacaggaTTTTGAAAACTTggtataaaaaatgtaaaatacttaagaatataCTTGGATATATAATATTTGGATACATTGAGTGAAAAAAATAGGTTACTAAAACTAAATTCACCTctctcttcaatttttaaaatttggttaatagacaattttaaattatatatgtggctCAATTATATTCCTACTAGACAGCACTGGTCTAGACTTTCAGACAAGTGTCCTCTTCTAAAATACCCTAAATCAGGATCACAATCAGCTATAAGCATTCTCTATCCAACATAGTTCAGTGACATTAATAGCACACTGCTGTGTAAAAACACAAGACAAATAGTATGGCAGTTCTAAGATTAGTGAAAACATGGAGAGAACAGATCTTTCACACAGTGCTGTTGGGCAAAGTAATAGGcaatatgtaataaaatacaagTTTATATAACTTCAATCTGACAATTCCACTTTCAGGTATATACCCAGGAAATCTATGAATATATACACAAACGTGTCCAAACTATGCAACTATTTGCAGGGCAGAGGCTGACAGCTATCAACAAAAGTTCAATGTTCTATTTTCTATTGTGTAGACTAACTACAGGAGAGCAAATACATTTCCTAGTTCAATTTGCTAGGAAATGTGGGCCATAGACGGTGCCACATGACTTGAATTCTAGTCAACAGAAAGTGAACAGAAAGTGGACATGTTTATATCTGTTTAGAGGGTAAACTAGTAAAACCTTATTGGAGAtcattttaaaactacatatcAAAAGTCTCGGAGTTGAGCCTGATCTCTTTCCACTACTGCAAAGCCCCCACTGCAGTGGTCCCTCTTGAATAAAGTCTTTCTTACAATCTTCTTTTGTACCACTTCTAAAGAAAGCCCATAAAAACCTCCCACATCATTCTCCATTCTTATGTTTGCTAGCTGGATGTTGATACCTAAAGCAAACTTGGAAACCACAAGTTGAAGATGAGAGGCCCTCAATTAGTCTGGGTCCCTTAATCACTCTATATTGTTTTCATATCTGCTTAAAGGGTAAACTAGTAAAACCTTATCAGAGgacattttaaaactacatatcAAAAGTCTCAGAGTTGAGCCTGATCTCTCTCCACTGTCACAGTGGTCCCTCTTGAACAAAGTCTGTcttacaatcttttaaaaaaaagtcttaaataggtcaatatttttaaatgttctgacaCAAGAAATATACTCTAAGAAAAATCAAAGGTATGCTCAAAGGATGGCCATCACAATATTCTTCAGATAACAAAAAATTGGTGACACCTAAAATGTCCAACAGAATTGTAATTAAATTACtgagtattcatttaaaaattgcatgGAGGCTCCCTGCTCCTCCTGTTTGACACACAGCCATGTCTTCATGCACAGTGCCAGCCTCAACCCTGAGACACAACAGTGAAGGCTGGAGTGAACAGATTTGGTCATACTGGGCACCTGGTCACCAGGGCTGCTTTGTACTCTGGCAAAGTGGATGTTGTCACCGCCAATGATCCTTTCACTGACCTCAACTACATGAGGTCTACATGTTCCAGTATGATTCTACTCATGGCAAGCTCAAAGGCACAGTGAAGGCTGAGAACAGGAAGCATGTCATCAATGGAAAGTCCATCTCCATCTTCCAGGAACGAGATCCTGCCAACATCAAACAGGGTGATGCAGGTGCTGAATATGTTGCAGAGTCTACTGGTGTCTTCACCATCATGAAGAAGGCTGGGGCTCACTTCAAGAGTGGAGCCAAAAAGGTCATCACCTCTGCCCCTTCTGCAGATGCACCCATATTTGTGATGGGTGTGACCCATGACGAGTATGACAACTCCACGAAGACTGTCAGCAATGCCTCTTGCACCAACTGCTTGGCCTCCCTGGCCAAGGTCATCCATGACAACTTTGGCATCGATGGAGGGACTCCACAGTCCATGCCATCACTGCCACCCATAAAACCATGGGTGGCCCCTCTGTCAAGCTGTGGTGTGATACCCAAGGGGCTGCCCAGAACATCATCCCTGTTTCACTGGCACTTCCAAGGCTGTGGGCAAGGTCATCACTGAGCTGAATGGGAAGCTCACTAGCATGGCCTTCTGTGTCCTCACCCACAATGCGTCAGTTGTGGATCTGACCTACCCTGTGGAGAAAGCTGTCAAATACAATGACATCAAGAAGGTAGTGAAACAGGCATCAGAGGGCCCCCTCAAGGACATCCTGGGCTACACTGAGGACCAAGTTGTCTCTGGCGACTTTAACAGGGACCCCCACTCCTCCACCTTCAGTGCTGGGGCTGGCATTGCCCCCAATGACCAGTTTGTCAAGCTCAGTTCTTGGTATGACAATAAATTTGGCTATGGCAACAGGGTGGTGAACCTTATGGTCCACATGGCCTCCAAGGAATAAGAGCCCCCTGAACCATCAGCCCCAGTGACAGGAAGAGAGACCCCCAGTTGCTGGGGAGTCCTTGCCCCAAATCAATCCCCCAACACAGTGAGAATCTCCTGATCTCCAGTTTCCATCCTAGACCCCCCTGAAGACAGGAGGGGCTTAGGGAGCCCTGCCTTGTCATGCACCATCAATAAAGTTCACTGTACCCAGCCAAAAGAAAAACTGCATGGAATATAATGGGATGTCAAGTGTGATATGTGGGGGTAGATGAAAACAAGATTTGCCATAAACTGATCAAACTGGGTGATAagtacactattttatttttttatatactttaaattttctaatacagccctggctagcatggctcagtggattgagtgctggcctgcgaaccaagtagtctccagttcgattcctagtcagggcacacgcctgggttatgggccaggtcctcagatgggggtgcacaggaggtgaccacacaatgatgtttctcttcctctttctccctcccttcccttcactctaaaaataaataaataaataattttaaaaaataataaaacaaattttctaatacaaaaagttttaaaatgtgagaatataaaaatttactacattttaaaaagtttaagataGTAAGAACAgtatcttttttaatcttttagttCATTCATTGGAAcagcaaattttttttattttactgttgttcaattacagttgtccgcatttaccccccaccaccccctccccaccccagccatccctaccttcctcccctgcttccacccccatCTTGGTtttatctatgtgtcctttatagttgttcctgaaaacctttctccccttcccctcattatgccctcccaccagccctctggttactgtcagattgttcttaatttcaatgtttgtggttatatttgcttgcttgtttgttttgttgattaggttccatttaaaggtgagatcatatggtatctgtctttcatcacctggcttatttcacttagcataatgctctccagttccatccatgctgtcacaaagggtaggagctccttctttctctgctgtctagtattccattgcgtaaatgagaatagttgtttgatccatccatttactgatgggcacttaggttgcttccagcacttggctattgtaaattgtgctgttatgaacattggggtgcataggttcttttggattggtgttttagggttcttaggatataatcccagcagtggaactcccaggtcaaaaggcagttccatttttagttttctgaggaaattccatgctgttttccacagtggcattcccccccaacagtgcactagggttccctttttgccacattctctccaacacgtgtttgttgatttgtttatgatggccactctcaccagtgtgaagtggtatctcattgtggttttaattcgcatctctctgatggctagtgatgctcagcatcttttcatatgtctctgggccctctgtatgtcctccttggaagtgtctgttcaaatcttttgcccatttttcaatcgagttgtttgtcttcctggaggggtcatgtgagttctttagatattttggagatcaaactgttgtccgaggtatcattggcaaatatgttttcccatatagttggttctcttttcattttaatgctgttttctttagccatgaagaagctttttaatttgatgaggtcccatttgtttattctttcctttatgtctctagctctaagggacatattggtgaaaatactgctgcatggaatgtctgagaatttcctgtcaatgttttcctctaggacttttatggtgtcatgacttatatttaagtcttttatccaccttgaatttatttttgtgtatggtgtaaactggtgattgagtttcatttttttgcatatagttgTCCatatcttccaacaccatttgttgaagaggccattttttactccattttatggttctgccccctttgtcaaatattaattgaccatagagacttgggtttatttctggtctctctactctgttccattggtctatgtgtctggaacagcaaatatttattgtgttgtATATGTGCTTATCATTATTGGCATAGGCATATAATGGCGGACATGTAGCTAATAACCTAATGTAACTGCCTCCAAACACTTGCTCCAAGCACCCTATCAACAGAGAGTACATAAATATACACCCATGCATATACACACTACTGTCACCAGTAATATATTTCAGTAAATCTTAGTAATCCACTTTTGCTGATTTATCATGATATTACAtcgtcttttttttaaaaagctaacgtACCTAAGGATGGGAGAAGTAAGTAGAGGCTCTTAGTTTTGTTGTCCCTTATGCTTGCTTgcattataaatatgttcaagcAAAGATTTCTTTGCAGGAATTTTTAAAGTCAATTGTCCATTTCATGAGGGTTAATTTTGTTAAAACCAGGCAATATAATCAATAAACCCATTTAATCAGTGCAGGTAAACTCCAATACTTCTTAATGTTCTGAAAATTGGAGTGAGGGTACCACTGTTAACTCCTCTACGCTGTGAAACTTGCATTTTGTCAGAATACTTCATTTATTGTGCTTAACATGAAATCAGTTGTCAGAGAAAACAAACTGCCAATCtcaattaatatataaaatattaatagtacttaatttcatatttgtatgcaagtaaatagattttaatattttcttccttcacctcAATGGATTATTTTGGGTGCACCTCATGTTGAAGTCTACTGGTCTAGtaaaagatacataaatatttgttggcaaaaaattaagagaaataagCACTGGATATTCTGGAGGGGCACATGGAAGAGACACCTAACTCATGATCAGTATGGAGATGGTGAACAACAAAAGTGATGTTAATTAGGGACCTAAAGAACGAATAAGAGATTGGACTGTATGGGTTAAGGGTGGCAGAGCATGGTATTTAGAGCAAAAGAGTATGTTagaagcaaaggcacagaggtaaGAGTAAACACAGCACATTCAAATTAACATATTAGTAGTCTAAAATAACTGAAGTAGTCTAAAATAACTGAAGTAGAGGTATAGAGGTGAGATGGTGTGGATGAATAATGATAAAGCCTTGTTTGAATTTTAtctggagggcagtggggagacaGGTGAAGAACGTATTGAGGATTTGGCCTTGCCCCAAAAAAGGTCTGGCCTTTGTCCCTGGCTCTAGGCAGGTAACTTCTAACCCCCAGGAAGTAATAGGAGCATCTTTGTTATTCATGATGGGGCCCCTTGGGTCATGTGGCATCTCACTTAGGGGAAGTGGGCAAACTGAAAATTAAGTTCAACTATATGGGCACTCACTCAAGTCACAATGAAAACTCTGGATACTCAAGCTCATGTGAGCTGCCTTGGCTGGCAATGCTACACCACTGATCCTCAGAGGGTAACATGTCCCTTGAGTAAAATAGAAGCTTCACATATGAGACCTCATAGATTGCATCCCATGCATCTCTTCCTTAGGCTGGTTCTAATTTGTATATTTTCCCTATAATGACTCTTGTCTATTAGTATAACTGCTTTCAGTGAGTTCTGAGTCTTTCTAATGAATTACCAAAACTGAAGGTGGTTTTAAGAAACCCCCAAACTCTTGGATGGCATCAGAAGTGAGGGTGGTCATGTACAGACTCTTACCTGTAACTTTGTAGTAAGACCCTAACCCCTTGGAGTTGAAGTCAGAAGTCTTGGGAAGACTTGGCGGTCTGAGAGACTGTGTCTTTAACTTTGAAGTTTGGCTAACTTCAGATAAACAGTAAAAACGTATCAGTTATACAATTAGACAAGGTACATAATCTAGATTCTAGAAAGATCACATTGACTACACTGGGGAGAATATGTCATAGAAGAGTTAAGACTAGCAAGAGATGAAAATGACAGTGAGACTGGAGAGGGACATATTTAGATTTACAATGCAAAATTAACTGAATGTGAGGAGTGACAGGAGGAGAAATCAGGGATGGACCCACCAGAAAGAGAACCaggttttagttttgtttgtttgggtgaTGGAGGGAGTTGGAGGACTGAACTCAATTTCGGacagtttagccctggctggtgtggctcagggggttgaatgatggcctctgaaccaaaaggtcataggttcgattcctggtcagggcatatgcccggGTGGCTggtcagatccccagttggggacacgtgagaggcaactgatggatatgaccaaatcaatgtatctctcatacatcagtgttcctctccctctttcttcttcccttctcctctctctaaaaataaattaataacatcttttaaaattttattttggatagTTTAATTTGAGAACCATTTTAGACACCTAGGTAGAGTTAGTTGTTCCATTAGCTGTCAAAACAGGGATTCTTTAGAATCAGGAGCCATTAGCATAACTACAATTACCAAAGTCAAGGGACAGATTGATACTGACTACAGACAAGTCAACCAGATTTGAATGGTCAAGGACCAAACACCAATATTAAAGGAACAGGCAGTGTATCAAAAACTCAGAGAGTAAGTGGCAGCCTGAGAGGTAGGAGAAAAACCTGAAAAGCACAGTTAACATTGAATGGTTggtatttacttttatcttttttgctaATGTCATTTTCTCTACTTCTTATAATGAACATTATATGAAAAATGGTGTAGTTTTAAATGAGTATTATAACTTGCATCcatgtatttttcaatttatatatataaaagtgaGACACAGTTCAATGGTTTTCTGACCTATCTCAAAAGTCATTAATGATTCACATAGCTCAAATATCTGAATTATTAGTGTCTCTAATCAAAGATTTTCTTTCCCAAGCCTTTTTTAAACACCCACCCTCATTACTACTGTAAACCCTCTGGAATTATTTAACTTTGCCAGGCTGTTTGAGATCTCTCTTTCCCCCTTGAGAAACCCAACCCAGACAAATGTATAACTAAGGAAACACTGCTCTAAAAATGTAATGACACATACCACTAGTAAAAACTTgatattatttgtttctttaggattaaaataaataaaatttatcctCAGTATAGTTCAGAGATATAAAATACACAGTACTAACCCATGTAATAATCTATACAAGTAGCCTCAACATTCACATCTGGTATAAGATCAGTTATAAATTTTTTAgttgcaaattattttaaagatataaaatatctcaCCACCTCCTTTTCAAGGAGATTGGCTCCCTGATTTTAGAAATCCTAAGATTACATCAttagaatatatttaattatttttctttcaaaacgtTAAATGTCGTTATCCAGCAGAGGAAGATCTAAGTACATATTTCCCATTTTGAAGACTAAACAAAAAACTTTATCCCATATACTTCTCTAAAAAACTCTTTAAACttaattataactttattttgtCAGTTTAAACCTTGATCCTTTACTTACCTAAGTAACTGCTTATCTCAATCTAGTCCTGATCTTTGAGTTTACCAAAATGAAGAATGATAAAAAATGTATCTGCTGTTCTTATTCTAAACTTCTGAGAaggaaaatgttgaaaaaaattttactatATTCTTTTGAAAGTAAATTTGCAACCAGTGTATTCATAAAACACTATTGAGAAAATAAgcacctttattttttcttcagagaaCCTCAGTCCATTCAGTGGTTACATATTGTGCATTTCTAAAATACTGACAGAAAAAACACACTAGACTTATGAAACTGGCATTACACATAGTATTAATTTCTTCTTACATTAATCCCAACTATCAACTTGGTGAATATATAGTTCAGGTAACTTCACTTAAGAACTTTAGCACCATTTGACAAGCAGGacagtttttaaagaatattaagaatTCCCCAAAATAAATAGAGTGGGTAGGTAGTTgacaaaattttttgaaaaacaaccTTTACCTTCCCCAAATAAGCAATTCCAGCATATTCCCTATTCAgagttattttaaagtatttcttagGAAATCTGAGAAccaaacatttctttccttttttttttaaaagattttatttatttatttttagagagggaagggagggagacagagagagagaaacatcagtgtgcagttgctgggggccgtggcctgcaacccaggcatgtgccctgactgggaatcgaacctgcgatgctttggttcgcagcccgcgctcaatccactgagctatgccagccagggcagaaccaAACATTTCAATATGTCAGGGAGAGTTTTGAGGTTCACAAATTATATTGAGAAATGTTGGAACCATTTCTGAATCTGGATccatagttttctcatctgtaaaataaagtgcTTGAATAGAAAATTATCTATCCCTACAATGTCTTCCAGTACTGATTCTTGTAACTAAGTGATATGATTtcctttcataaataaaaaaaaagtgttaaaagtgtattttttaaactctgagtagttttgttttgttttgggtttatcTGTTAAGAATCCTTGAAGTTTACATAAACAAGCCAGCCATTTTATATATGAGTAAGAACAGGCTAATAGCCTTTGCAAAAAACAGTATAAATGATGAAATCTCTgatttaaagtgaaataatattttccaacTTTACTTTCGCTAATCCAGACTTTGTACTTCAAATCCAGACTTTATTCTCAATTACATAGCTATTTCATCATTAGAATACTTTTCCTAGtttatacatatatcaaaattaATCTTGCTACCCTTTGACATGGAAATACATCTACTTGCCATCCCCTTCACATGcagttcattcttttaaaaaccttGAATGACAAATGTTTATGGTTGTTCTGAACTAATGACTCTCTTTCTAATGGACCTTCTCTAATGTTTAAATACACCTTTTCATTCTATAACACCATTTGTAAAGGTAAGGACTGTCAAAATAGAATTAGTCTGATGCTGACATAAATTCTTCCACTttagtaaacattttaattttgttttgtagtAAAAAGTTTTAAGTGTCTCTAAATAGtgttaaaaatgacatttcataAGCCCTTTTCCATTATAGTTTACAAACACTAGGAAgactttaaaatgtcaatactgtTTGTCTCTGGGTAGTGGTATTACacgtcatttttttttccactgtccAAAAAGCATTATTACTACTTTGgtaatcaattatttaaaaattaaatgtaaaacagtTTATAAAGCATGGAACATCAACACATTTCACTTCTTCAGCAGGtatgttaaatgctttttccCTATTGATAAACTTCTGCTTTAACAGGTAAAGTATTTGATCAGGTGTCTGTCAGGTTggataaagagaaaacatttacttTCCTGGCCATCCTCTTAACTTAGTCTTTTAAGGAAATCCTGGAAGTGAGTTTGAATTTAACTGCAGTGACACTTGCAGCAATAAACTTTTGGAGGGCCAGCATAACACCTTTCCTTACAACTATCAGCAAAACGGCAGAAGACTGCCAGGTTTACCAATGTTCCCAGAAACTTGTTAGTATTctcttctgtcattatttcagaacaattccatttaaaaagagATGCAATCGTAAACCACTTCTATTTCAAGCCCATAAAAAACCAGAACTGGGATGAAAGGCAAAGCCTTGACCTTTCTATTTTCGACTTTCATCTGTGTGGCTAGGCCATCTGCTTTCTCTCCCCTACCCCATCTACTTAATGGACTGAAAATACTGCACCTAATTGCAATTTTATTAAACCGGCCTCACTTTTCTACTTGAACGAATCAGGGCTTGATTCTCAGGGGTCTTGCTCCTGAAGGCTCGCTTGTAAAATTTTGCTTACCCCTacctcccacttccttcccacctccctcattTATGAGTTATCAAATATCTTTAAACCAGGATATTAGGCTCCCGTGTATTAAGCCACCTAAAGAGCTCTTCACTTTGAGCACTGAGCGCCCGACGGAAAAATCgactcctgtctctcctcctgtGGCTTATGGGGCCGGTATCATCACTGTGGTTGCGGTTACACAGGATTCACCTCTCAGCTCAGCCTAGAACCGGATCGCGCGTCTCCGCCGCCAAACAACAGGCACTCAGCCCAGGGGGGAAAAGACCCCGGCAGGAGAAAAGCTCCGGGAGGAAGGGAGCTGGGAACGAGAAAGAGCTCTCAAAATTGGAAGGAAGGACCTTCCGAGGCACGAAGGGTAAAAGGTTTGTGAAGTGGAGAAAGAAGTGGGCGGCCGAGGTGAAAGGGAAAAAGGGGTCCGGCCCGGCGGGAGGGAGCCGGGGCCCGGGGATCGCCTCCCGGCAGGGCAGGAGgcgcgggggccggggcgggcgTGGGCAGCTCGCCGCCGACCGCCGGAGTCTGAGCCAGCGGGGGCGCTTTCAGCGGCGCCAGGCGCCGGTGAGGAGCGTAGAAAACAGCAGTTTGAGGGGCCGACGCGGCAGGGACAGCGGGCCCACCCCCAGCCGAGCCCCGCTACTTAACTATTTGTAGAGCTGCTGCAGGCACAGGTCCAGGCTCTCGCCCTCCACCTCCTCCCGGGTGATGCGTTCCGACAGCGGCCGCGGGAGCGGGGGCAGCGGCGGCAGCtggggctgcggcggcggcggcacggCCGACTGCCCCGGGGCTGCCTCAGCCTCGTCCTCCTcgccctccgccgccgccgcctcctcctcctcctcctccacagccTCCTCCTCGGGCTCGGGGTCTCGGTCCTgctcttgctcctcctcctcctccgtcgTGGCTACCGTGGCCGCCTCCTCTTCCCCAGGCTCTTCGACCGAAGATGCCTCGGTTGCCTCAGCCGCTATCAGTTCGGGCTCAGGCTCCGACTCGGGTTCGGGTTCGGGTTCGGgttccggctccggctccggctcgcCGCCGCCGCAGGGTCCGCGAAACTCGCCCAGGAATAGCTCCAGGAAGCGCCGGTAAGTTTTCTCCTCAGGGATGCAGCCGGCCATCGCTGCTCAAGCCCCGGGGCCGATCGGGAAGTGGCAAGGGGGAAGcccaggaaagggaggggggcTACTCTCGAGCCTCGGGTTCCCACGAGGGCGGTGAACCACCGCACCGCCACGAGCGATCAGCACTAGGTTGCCTGGAGAGGGCTCCCGCAGACGTGCGCGCCGCCGAGTGCGGACGTGCGCggcccaggggcgggggcggagcgCGCCTCCTCCGATCTGGAGGGAAAGTTGGTGGCGGGAGCGCGCTCAGGGTCCGGCGGAGGCCCACCCTCTAGCCCTACAGAGAGCTCAGCCGATGCTGCCTAGAGACTGTCGCCATGGTAACCGGCTCCAATTAAGAATTTCAGGGTCCCTCACGTCGAACTCCCGGAGTCGAAAGGACACTTGAGTCGCCTGCTCTCCACCTCTGAATGCTTTATTGTATGGATACCCTAGCTCCAAGTGGATAAGGTGAACTAAGACAATCCAAGTCTAAATGTTGGTTCCCACTTTAGTTGGATCTATCtcagttttctttatctgtttctGCTTTGCCCTAGCGTCTTTATCTGTTGAAAGACGCTacagctggaatgggagtaaaagggagaaaactgtacttgaacaaagattaaaattttaaaaatttttttaaaaaaagaaagacgcTACAGTGTGAACACCTTTGTTGATGACATTCCTTTAATAAGTATTTTGGAGCAGTGGAGGGCATGAAACACATACCAAATGGTAGGTCCCTTTGCatactttttctcatttgattCTGTGAAAAAAGTGGTCTTGTCCTCATTtatcaaaaagaagaaagcaggatTAAGTACTCGCTTGGAGGTGTCAAAGCTACTAGCCATGACATTGGAATAAGAATCCAGGTGGTCAGACTCCAAAGCCTTCTagacttttccccctttgtcctcctttcTGAAGATTCAACAGTGCAATATATCTATGGAGCCTTATTTTTATAGGGCTTTATAGTGTACAAGTTGTTTTTCGCCCTTGTAATCCTTACAATAGCACCTCAAGGTAGAA is a window of Phyllostomus discolor isolate MPI-MPIP mPhyDis1 chromosome 8, mPhyDis1.pri.v3, whole genome shotgun sequence DNA encoding:
- the LOC114502519 gene encoding LOW QUALITY PROTEIN: glyceraldehyde-3-phosphate dehydrogenase-like (The sequence of the model RefSeq protein was modified relative to this genomic sequence to represent the inferred CDS: inserted 3 bases in 3 codons), which encodes MSRWYIGGKSTYAEKFDDENLILKHMGPGILFMANAVPNTTVPSFSSVMPRLSGWMTVKAGVNRFGHTGHLVTRAALYSGKVDVVTANDPFTDLNYMXVYMFQYDSTHGKLKGTVKAENRKHVINGKSISIFQERDPANIKQGDAGAEYVAESTGVFTIMKKAGAHFKSGAKKVITSAPSADAPIFVMGVTHDEYDNSTKTVSNASCTNCLASLAKVIHDNFGIDGGXSTVHAITATHKTMGGPSVKLWCDTQGAAQNIIPVXTGTSKAVGKVITELNGKLTSMAFCVLTHNASVVDLTYPVEKAVKYNDIKKVVKQASEGPLKDILGYTEDQVVSGDFNRDPHSSTFSAGAGIAPNDQFVKLSSWYDNKFGYGNRVVNLMVHMASKE